A single Rhopalosiphum padi isolate XX-2018 chromosome 4, ASM2088224v1, whole genome shotgun sequence DNA region contains:
- the LOC132930762 gene encoding prestin isoform X1 → MNENAEKDTYGTFFDDATSETSLLNANYSRVMGKMSGSVVINVKRPVYQLDDLHDGNPNVELETTVKRKKVAKLNWSDVKTVVPAIDWLFTNYNWSEDFFKDFVAGFTVAVLNIPQGMAYAMLGNVDPTVGLYMAIMPVIVYSLLGTSKHVSMGSFSVVCLMTGKVVSTYANANANNANYINANVDADPTAGTFADPAVSLQPHNAAAVYTSIEVATAVTLMVGLIQILMYVFRLGVVCTILSETLVSGFTAGAAVHVVTSQMKELLGVKIENHNGLFQIVLTYYDIANRIRDVNFATITVSIITVVLLLSYNMHLKAFINKRLFMPVPIELITIVIGTALFQFTTFSEDYQIKLIGEIERGLPDFKPPPVNLLMSVITESVIIAIVAYSITMSMALLFSEKLKYTIDTNQELLAQGVGNVFGSFFSCLPFAASLSRSATQQTVGGRTQMASIVSAGLLVAVVLWIGHLFQPLPRCVLASITIVALKDILLQVRDVVRVWRTSKADAAIWIATYCTVVLVEIDVGLLAGVVVSLFFVFSRGIGTGIVVLGRIPDTDLYVDMDRYRRAVEVPRVRIIHYSGSLNVTNRNAFRDKVHGALSRYDGQLAPITISINSGKETVVRAQCVVFDLSGMHYVDSSGLTMFARLVDQLNEAGLLVYVAAVSGNVYDNMRAKQLGTVQFFPTVHDAVEFYNNLEELRA, encoded by the exons CTACAGCCGAGTCATGGGCAAAATGAGCGGTTCAGTGGTCATAAACGTGAAGCGGCCGGTATACCAGCTGGACGACCTGCACGATGGCAACCCGAACGTGGAGCTGGAGACGACGGTCAAGCGGAAAAAAGTGGCCAAGCTGAATTGGTCGGACGTGAAAACGGTGGTGCCGGCAATCGATTGGCTGTTCACCAACTACAACTGGTCCGAAGATTTCTTCAAGGACTTTGTGGCCGGGTTCACGGTGGCCGTGCTGAACATACCGCAGGGCATGGCGTACGCTATGCTCGGCAACGTAGACCCGACCGTTGGACTCTACATGGCCATCATGCCCGTCATCGTTTACAGTCTGCTGGGCACGTCCAAGCACGTTTCGATGGGATCGTTCTCGGTCGTTTGCCTGATGACCGGCAAAGTGGTAAGCACGTACGCCAACGCCAATGCCAACAACGCCAATTACATCAACGCTAACGTGGACGCGGATCCCACCGCTGGCACGTTCGCTGACCCGGCGGTATCGCTGCAGCCGCACAACGCGGCCGCCGTGTACACGTCCATCGAGGTGGCCACGGCCGTCACTCTGATGGTCGGCCTCATACAGATACTCATGTACGTGTTTCGGCTGGGCGTCGTGTGCACGATACTGTCCGAGACACTGGTCAGCGGGTTCACGGCCGGCGCGGCTGTCCACGTGGTCACGTCCCAGATGAAGGAGTTGTTGGGCGTCAAGATCGAGAATCACAACGGGCTGTTTCAAATCGTTCTCACCTACTACGACATCGCCAACCGGATCCGGGACGTCAACTTCGCCACGATCACCGTATCCATCATCACCGTCGTCCTGCTGCTATCCTACAATATGCACCTGAAAGCCTTCATCAACAAGCGGCTGTTCATGCCTGTGCCCATCGAGCTCATCACGATCGTCATTGGGACGGCGCTTTTTCAGTTCACCACGTTCTCGGAAGACTATCAAATCAAACTG ATAGGCGAAATCGAGAGGGGCCTGCCCGATTTCAAACCGCCGCCGGTGAACCTGCTGATGAGCGTGATCACCGAGAGCGTGATAATCGCGATCGTCGCGTACTCGATCACCATGTCCATGGCGCTGCTGTTCTCGGAGAAGCTCAAGTACACGATCGACACGAACCAAGAGCTGCTGGCCCAGGGCGTGGGCAACGTGTTCGGTTCGTTCTTCTCGTGCCTGCCGTTCGCCGCGTCGCTGTCGCGCAGCGCCACCCAGCAGACGGTCGGCGGCCGCACCCAGATGGCCAGCATCGTGTCGGCCGGTCTGCTGGTGGCCGTCGTCCTGTGGATCGGCCACCTGTTCCAGCCGCTGCCCAGGTGCGTGCTGGCCAGCATCACGATCGTGGCCCTCAAGGACATACTGCTGCAGGTGCGGGACGTGGTGCGCGTGTGGCGGACGTCCAAGGCGGACGCGGCCATATGGATAGCGACGTACTGCACAGTGGTGCTGGTCGAGATCGACGTCGGGCTGCTGGCCGGCGTGGTCGTGTCGCTGTTCTTCGTGTTCAGCCGCGGGATCGGCACCGGCATCGTGGTGCTGGGCCGCATACCGGACACCGACCTGTACGTGGACATGGACAGGTACCGGCGGGCGGTCGAGGTGCCCCGCGTCCGCATCATCCACTACTCCGGCAGTCTGAACGTGACCAACCGGAACGCGTTCCGCGACAAGGTGCACGGCGCGCTCAGCCGGTACGACGGGCAGCTGGCCCCCATCACCATATCGATAAACAGCGGCAAGGAGACAGTGGTCCGGGCCCAGTGCGTCGTGTTCGACCTGTCCGGCATGCACTACGTGGACAGCTCGGGGCTGACCATGTTCGCGCGGCTGGTCGACCAGCTCAACGAGGCCGGCCTGCTCGTGTACGTGGCCGCCGTGTCCGGTAACGTGTACGACAACATGCGGGCCAAGCAACTGGGCACAGTGCAGTTCTTCCCGACCGTCCACGACGCCGTCGAGTTCTACAACAACCTGGAAGAGTTGAGAGCGTGA
- the LOC132930762 gene encoding prestin isoform X4, with protein sequence MGKMSGSVVINVKRPVYQLDDLHDGNPNVELETTVKRKKVAKLNWSDVKTVVPAIDWLFTNYNWSEDFFKDFVAGFTVAVLNIPQGMAYAMLGNVDPTVGLYMAIMPVIVYSLLGTSKHVSMGSFSVVCLMTGKVVSTYANANANNANYINANVDADPTAGTFADPAVSLQPHNAAAVYTSIEVATAVTLMVGLIQILMYVFRLGVVCTILSETLVSGFTAGAAVHVVTSQMKELLGVKIENHNGLFQIVLTYYDIANRIRDVNFATITVSIITVVLLLSYNMHLKAFINKRLFMPVPIELITIVIGTALFQFTTFSEDYQIKLIGEIERGLPDFKPPPVNLLMSVITESVIIAIVAYSITMSMALLFSEKLKYTIDTNQELLAQGVGNVFGSFFSCLPFAASLSRSATQQTVGGRTQMASIVSAGLLVAVVLWIGHLFQPLPRCVLASITIVALKDILLQVRDVVRVWRTSKADAAIWIATYCTVVLVEIDVGLLAGVVVSLFFVFSRGIGTGIVVLGRIPDTDLYVDMDRYRRAVEVPRVRIIHYSGSLNVTNRNAFRDKVHGALSRYDGQLAPITISINSGKETVVRAQCVVFDLSGMHYVDSSGLTMFARLVDQLNEAGLLVYVAAVSGNVYDNMRAKQLGTVQFFPTVHDAVEFYNNLEELRA encoded by the exons ATGGGCAAAATGAGCGGTTCAGTGGTCATAAACGTGAAGCGGCCGGTATACCAGCTGGACGACCTGCACGATGGCAACCCGAACGTGGAGCTGGAGACGACGGTCAAGCGGAAAAAAGTGGCCAAGCTGAATTGGTCGGACGTGAAAACGGTGGTGCCGGCAATCGATTGGCTGTTCACCAACTACAACTGGTCCGAAGATTTCTTCAAGGACTTTGTGGCCGGGTTCACGGTGGCCGTGCTGAACATACCGCAGGGCATGGCGTACGCTATGCTCGGCAACGTAGACCCGACCGTTGGACTCTACATGGCCATCATGCCCGTCATCGTTTACAGTCTGCTGGGCACGTCCAAGCACGTTTCGATGGGATCGTTCTCGGTCGTTTGCCTGATGACCGGCAAAGTGGTAAGCACGTACGCCAACGCCAATGCCAACAACGCCAATTACATCAACGCTAACGTGGACGCGGATCCCACCGCTGGCACGTTCGCTGACCCGGCGGTATCGCTGCAGCCGCACAACGCGGCCGCCGTGTACACGTCCATCGAGGTGGCCACGGCCGTCACTCTGATGGTCGGCCTCATACAGATACTCATGTACGTGTTTCGGCTGGGCGTCGTGTGCACGATACTGTCCGAGACACTGGTCAGCGGGTTCACGGCCGGCGCGGCTGTCCACGTGGTCACGTCCCAGATGAAGGAGTTGTTGGGCGTCAAGATCGAGAATCACAACGGGCTGTTTCAAATCGTTCTCACCTACTACGACATCGCCAACCGGATCCGGGACGTCAACTTCGCCACGATCACCGTATCCATCATCACCGTCGTCCTGCTGCTATCCTACAATATGCACCTGAAAGCCTTCATCAACAAGCGGCTGTTCATGCCTGTGCCCATCGAGCTCATCACGATCGTCATTGGGACGGCGCTTTTTCAGTTCACCACGTTCTCGGAAGACTATCAAATCAAACTG ATAGGCGAAATCGAGAGGGGCCTGCCCGATTTCAAACCGCCGCCGGTGAACCTGCTGATGAGCGTGATCACCGAGAGCGTGATAATCGCGATCGTCGCGTACTCGATCACCATGTCCATGGCGCTGCTGTTCTCGGAGAAGCTCAAGTACACGATCGACACGAACCAAGAGCTGCTGGCCCAGGGCGTGGGCAACGTGTTCGGTTCGTTCTTCTCGTGCCTGCCGTTCGCCGCGTCGCTGTCGCGCAGCGCCACCCAGCAGACGGTCGGCGGCCGCACCCAGATGGCCAGCATCGTGTCGGCCGGTCTGCTGGTGGCCGTCGTCCTGTGGATCGGCCACCTGTTCCAGCCGCTGCCCAGGTGCGTGCTGGCCAGCATCACGATCGTGGCCCTCAAGGACATACTGCTGCAGGTGCGGGACGTGGTGCGCGTGTGGCGGACGTCCAAGGCGGACGCGGCCATATGGATAGCGACGTACTGCACAGTGGTGCTGGTCGAGATCGACGTCGGGCTGCTGGCCGGCGTGGTCGTGTCGCTGTTCTTCGTGTTCAGCCGCGGGATCGGCACCGGCATCGTGGTGCTGGGCCGCATACCGGACACCGACCTGTACGTGGACATGGACAGGTACCGGCGGGCGGTCGAGGTGCCCCGCGTCCGCATCATCCACTACTCCGGCAGTCTGAACGTGACCAACCGGAACGCGTTCCGCGACAAGGTGCACGGCGCGCTCAGCCGGTACGACGGGCAGCTGGCCCCCATCACCATATCGATAAACAGCGGCAAGGAGACAGTGGTCCGGGCCCAGTGCGTCGTGTTCGACCTGTCCGGCATGCACTACGTGGACAGCTCGGGGCTGACCATGTTCGCGCGGCTGGTCGACCAGCTCAACGAGGCCGGCCTGCTCGTGTACGTGGCCGCCGTGTCCGGTAACGTGTACGACAACATGCGGGCCAAGCAACTGGGCACAGTGCAGTTCTTCCCGACCGTCCACGACGCCGTCGAGTTCTACAACAACCTGGAAGAGTTGAGAGCGTGA
- the LOC132930762 gene encoding prestin isoform X3, with product MDDDDKKGYSRVMGKMSGSVVINVKRPVYQLDDLHDGNPNVELETTVKRKKVAKLNWSDVKTVVPAIDWLFTNYNWSEDFFKDFVAGFTVAVLNIPQGMAYAMLGNVDPTVGLYMAIMPVIVYSLLGTSKHVSMGSFSVVCLMTGKVVSTYANANANNANYINANVDADPTAGTFADPAVSLQPHNAAAVYTSIEVATAVTLMVGLIQILMYVFRLGVVCTILSETLVSGFTAGAAVHVVTSQMKELLGVKIENHNGLFQIVLTYYDIANRIRDVNFATITVSIITVVLLLSYNMHLKAFINKRLFMPVPIELITIVIGTALFQFTTFSEDYQIKLIGEIERGLPDFKPPPVNLLMSVITESVIIAIVAYSITMSMALLFSEKLKYTIDTNQELLAQGVGNVFGSFFSCLPFAASLSRSATQQTVGGRTQMASIVSAGLLVAVVLWIGHLFQPLPRCVLASITIVALKDILLQVRDVVRVWRTSKADAAIWIATYCTVVLVEIDVGLLAGVVVSLFFVFSRGIGTGIVVLGRIPDTDLYVDMDRYRRAVEVPRVRIIHYSGSLNVTNRNAFRDKVHGALSRYDGQLAPITISINSGKETVVRAQCVVFDLSGMHYVDSSGLTMFARLVDQLNEAGLLVYVAAVSGNVYDNMRAKQLGTVQFFPTVHDAVEFYNNLEELRA from the exons CTACAGCCGAGTCATGGGCAAAATGAGCGGTTCAGTGGTCATAAACGTGAAGCGGCCGGTATACCAGCTGGACGACCTGCACGATGGCAACCCGAACGTGGAGCTGGAGACGACGGTCAAGCGGAAAAAAGTGGCCAAGCTGAATTGGTCGGACGTGAAAACGGTGGTGCCGGCAATCGATTGGCTGTTCACCAACTACAACTGGTCCGAAGATTTCTTCAAGGACTTTGTGGCCGGGTTCACGGTGGCCGTGCTGAACATACCGCAGGGCATGGCGTACGCTATGCTCGGCAACGTAGACCCGACCGTTGGACTCTACATGGCCATCATGCCCGTCATCGTTTACAGTCTGCTGGGCACGTCCAAGCACGTTTCGATGGGATCGTTCTCGGTCGTTTGCCTGATGACCGGCAAAGTGGTAAGCACGTACGCCAACGCCAATGCCAACAACGCCAATTACATCAACGCTAACGTGGACGCGGATCCCACCGCTGGCACGTTCGCTGACCCGGCGGTATCGCTGCAGCCGCACAACGCGGCCGCCGTGTACACGTCCATCGAGGTGGCCACGGCCGTCACTCTGATGGTCGGCCTCATACAGATACTCATGTACGTGTTTCGGCTGGGCGTCGTGTGCACGATACTGTCCGAGACACTGGTCAGCGGGTTCACGGCCGGCGCGGCTGTCCACGTGGTCACGTCCCAGATGAAGGAGTTGTTGGGCGTCAAGATCGAGAATCACAACGGGCTGTTTCAAATCGTTCTCACCTACTACGACATCGCCAACCGGATCCGGGACGTCAACTTCGCCACGATCACCGTATCCATCATCACCGTCGTCCTGCTGCTATCCTACAATATGCACCTGAAAGCCTTCATCAACAAGCGGCTGTTCATGCCTGTGCCCATCGAGCTCATCACGATCGTCATTGGGACGGCGCTTTTTCAGTTCACCACGTTCTCGGAAGACTATCAAATCAAACTG ATAGGCGAAATCGAGAGGGGCCTGCCCGATTTCAAACCGCCGCCGGTGAACCTGCTGATGAGCGTGATCACCGAGAGCGTGATAATCGCGATCGTCGCGTACTCGATCACCATGTCCATGGCGCTGCTGTTCTCGGAGAAGCTCAAGTACACGATCGACACGAACCAAGAGCTGCTGGCCCAGGGCGTGGGCAACGTGTTCGGTTCGTTCTTCTCGTGCCTGCCGTTCGCCGCGTCGCTGTCGCGCAGCGCCACCCAGCAGACGGTCGGCGGCCGCACCCAGATGGCCAGCATCGTGTCGGCCGGTCTGCTGGTGGCCGTCGTCCTGTGGATCGGCCACCTGTTCCAGCCGCTGCCCAGGTGCGTGCTGGCCAGCATCACGATCGTGGCCCTCAAGGACATACTGCTGCAGGTGCGGGACGTGGTGCGCGTGTGGCGGACGTCCAAGGCGGACGCGGCCATATGGATAGCGACGTACTGCACAGTGGTGCTGGTCGAGATCGACGTCGGGCTGCTGGCCGGCGTGGTCGTGTCGCTGTTCTTCGTGTTCAGCCGCGGGATCGGCACCGGCATCGTGGTGCTGGGCCGCATACCGGACACCGACCTGTACGTGGACATGGACAGGTACCGGCGGGCGGTCGAGGTGCCCCGCGTCCGCATCATCCACTACTCCGGCAGTCTGAACGTGACCAACCGGAACGCGTTCCGCGACAAGGTGCACGGCGCGCTCAGCCGGTACGACGGGCAGCTGGCCCCCATCACCATATCGATAAACAGCGGCAAGGAGACAGTGGTCCGGGCCCAGTGCGTCGTGTTCGACCTGTCCGGCATGCACTACGTGGACAGCTCGGGGCTGACCATGTTCGCGCGGCTGGTCGACCAGCTCAACGAGGCCGGCCTGCTCGTGTACGTGGCCGCCGTGTCCGGTAACGTGTACGACAACATGCGGGCCAAGCAACTGGGCACAGTGCAGTTCTTCCCGACCGTCCACGACGCCGTCGAGTTCTACAACAACCTGGAAGAGTTGAGAGCGTGA
- the LOC132930762 gene encoding prestin isoform X2 codes for MDDDDKKGCMNRDQEGYRPEFRYSRVMGKMSGSVVINVKRPVYQLDDLHDGNPNVELETTVKRKKVAKLNWSDVKTVVPAIDWLFTNYNWSEDFFKDFVAGFTVAVLNIPQGMAYAMLGNVDPTVGLYMAIMPVIVYSLLGTSKHVSMGSFSVVCLMTGKVVSTYANANANNANYINANVDADPTAGTFADPAVSLQPHNAAAVYTSIEVATAVTLMVGLIQILMYVFRLGVVCTILSETLVSGFTAGAAVHVVTSQMKELLGVKIENHNGLFQIVLTYYDIANRIRDVNFATITVSIITVVLLLSYNMHLKAFINKRLFMPVPIELITIVIGTALFQFTTFSEDYQIKLIGEIERGLPDFKPPPVNLLMSVITESVIIAIVAYSITMSMALLFSEKLKYTIDTNQELLAQGVGNVFGSFFSCLPFAASLSRSATQQTVGGRTQMASIVSAGLLVAVVLWIGHLFQPLPRCVLASITIVALKDILLQVRDVVRVWRTSKADAAIWIATYCTVVLVEIDVGLLAGVVVSLFFVFSRGIGTGIVVLGRIPDTDLYVDMDRYRRAVEVPRVRIIHYSGSLNVTNRNAFRDKVHGALSRYDGQLAPITISINSGKETVVRAQCVVFDLSGMHYVDSSGLTMFARLVDQLNEAGLLVYVAAVSGNVYDNMRAKQLGTVQFFPTVHDAVEFYNNLEELRA; via the exons CTACAGCCGAGTCATGGGCAAAATGAGCGGTTCAGTGGTCATAAACGTGAAGCGGCCGGTATACCAGCTGGACGACCTGCACGATGGCAACCCGAACGTGGAGCTGGAGACGACGGTCAAGCGGAAAAAAGTGGCCAAGCTGAATTGGTCGGACGTGAAAACGGTGGTGCCGGCAATCGATTGGCTGTTCACCAACTACAACTGGTCCGAAGATTTCTTCAAGGACTTTGTGGCCGGGTTCACGGTGGCCGTGCTGAACATACCGCAGGGCATGGCGTACGCTATGCTCGGCAACGTAGACCCGACCGTTGGACTCTACATGGCCATCATGCCCGTCATCGTTTACAGTCTGCTGGGCACGTCCAAGCACGTTTCGATGGGATCGTTCTCGGTCGTTTGCCTGATGACCGGCAAAGTGGTAAGCACGTACGCCAACGCCAATGCCAACAACGCCAATTACATCAACGCTAACGTGGACGCGGATCCCACCGCTGGCACGTTCGCTGACCCGGCGGTATCGCTGCAGCCGCACAACGCGGCCGCCGTGTACACGTCCATCGAGGTGGCCACGGCCGTCACTCTGATGGTCGGCCTCATACAGATACTCATGTACGTGTTTCGGCTGGGCGTCGTGTGCACGATACTGTCCGAGACACTGGTCAGCGGGTTCACGGCCGGCGCGGCTGTCCACGTGGTCACGTCCCAGATGAAGGAGTTGTTGGGCGTCAAGATCGAGAATCACAACGGGCTGTTTCAAATCGTTCTCACCTACTACGACATCGCCAACCGGATCCGGGACGTCAACTTCGCCACGATCACCGTATCCATCATCACCGTCGTCCTGCTGCTATCCTACAATATGCACCTGAAAGCCTTCATCAACAAGCGGCTGTTCATGCCTGTGCCCATCGAGCTCATCACGATCGTCATTGGGACGGCGCTTTTTCAGTTCACCACGTTCTCGGAAGACTATCAAATCAAACTG ATAGGCGAAATCGAGAGGGGCCTGCCCGATTTCAAACCGCCGCCGGTGAACCTGCTGATGAGCGTGATCACCGAGAGCGTGATAATCGCGATCGTCGCGTACTCGATCACCATGTCCATGGCGCTGCTGTTCTCGGAGAAGCTCAAGTACACGATCGACACGAACCAAGAGCTGCTGGCCCAGGGCGTGGGCAACGTGTTCGGTTCGTTCTTCTCGTGCCTGCCGTTCGCCGCGTCGCTGTCGCGCAGCGCCACCCAGCAGACGGTCGGCGGCCGCACCCAGATGGCCAGCATCGTGTCGGCCGGTCTGCTGGTGGCCGTCGTCCTGTGGATCGGCCACCTGTTCCAGCCGCTGCCCAGGTGCGTGCTGGCCAGCATCACGATCGTGGCCCTCAAGGACATACTGCTGCAGGTGCGGGACGTGGTGCGCGTGTGGCGGACGTCCAAGGCGGACGCGGCCATATGGATAGCGACGTACTGCACAGTGGTGCTGGTCGAGATCGACGTCGGGCTGCTGGCCGGCGTGGTCGTGTCGCTGTTCTTCGTGTTCAGCCGCGGGATCGGCACCGGCATCGTGGTGCTGGGCCGCATACCGGACACCGACCTGTACGTGGACATGGACAGGTACCGGCGGGCGGTCGAGGTGCCCCGCGTCCGCATCATCCACTACTCCGGCAGTCTGAACGTGACCAACCGGAACGCGTTCCGCGACAAGGTGCACGGCGCGCTCAGCCGGTACGACGGGCAGCTGGCCCCCATCACCATATCGATAAACAGCGGCAAGGAGACAGTGGTCCGGGCCCAGTGCGTCGTGTTCGACCTGTCCGGCATGCACTACGTGGACAGCTCGGGGCTGACCATGTTCGCGCGGCTGGTCGACCAGCTCAACGAGGCCGGCCTGCTCGTGTACGTGGCCGCCGTGTCCGGTAACGTGTACGACAACATGCGGGCCAAGCAACTGGGCACAGTGCAGTTCTTCCCGACCGTCCACGACGCCGTCGAGTTCTACAACAACCTGGAAGAGTTGAGAGCGTGA